A window of the Roseovarius sp. S88 genome harbors these coding sequences:
- a CDS encoding DMT family transporter has product MHRAQVSHTDQVTLGILIILASVAALALGDATIKLISADFSLWQIFALRSAFAIPCIILLAILAKRRLRPTAPGWVSLRALLLVTGWIAYYGALPWLDLGTAAVAVYTNPIFTALITAAVLNERVTPIQWLGIVIGFIGVAIILRPTDAQFSWSLLGPITGALLYSLAMILTRSKCQSEDYVSLAFTLHIAFIVTGAIGLVLTTFLTLPSDVTSQIPFLTTGWAAMAATDWALMAGLGLLGMAFTLGVARAYQIAPPHIIATFDYGYVGFALLWGVVFFSEYPNARGILGMGLVITAGLMVALGARRYQSPLQHSAGG; this is encoded by the coding sequence ATGCACCGCGCCCAAGTCTCACATACGGATCAGGTCACCCTTGGCATCCTCATTATCCTCGCCTCCGTCGCGGCGCTGGCGCTTGGGGATGCCACGATCAAACTTATCAGCGCTGATTTTTCTCTGTGGCAGATTTTCGCGCTGCGTTCGGCCTTTGCCATTCCCTGCATCATCCTGCTCGCCATCCTCGCCAAACGCCGCCTGAGACCAACTGCCCCAGGATGGGTTAGCCTGCGCGCCCTGTTGCTTGTCACCGGATGGATCGCCTATTACGGCGCGCTGCCCTGGCTTGATCTCGGCACCGCTGCCGTTGCCGTCTACACCAATCCCATTTTCACAGCCCTCATCACCGCCGCAGTGCTCAATGAGCGCGTGACCCCCATACAATGGCTGGGTATCGTCATTGGCTTCATCGGTGTCGCCATAATCCTGCGCCCCACAGACGCGCAGTTTTCCTGGTCTCTTCTCGGCCCGATCACAGGCGCGTTGCTTTACTCGCTGGCGATGATCCTGACGCGCAGCAAATGCCAGTCCGAAGACTATGTGAGTCTGGCTTTTACCCTGCACATCGCTTTCATAGTCACCGGCGCGATTGGCCTGGTCCTCACCACGTTTTTGACCCTGCCAAGTGATGTGACAAGTCAAATCCCCTTTCTGACCACCGGCTGGGCAGCGATGGCAGCAACCGACTGGGCCTTGATGGCGGGTCTTGGCCTTCTTGGTATGGCCTTCACCCTCGGGGTCGCCCGCGCCTATCAGATCGCGCCGCCCCATATCATTGCTACCTTCGACTATGGCTATGTGGGCTTTGCTCTATTGTGGGGCGTGGTGTTCTTCTCGGAATACCCCAACGCACGCGGCATCCTTGGCATGGGGCTTGTGATTACCGCCGGTCTCATGGTTGCCCTGGGCGCGCGCCGCTACCAATCTCCTCTGCAACACTCCGCAGGCGGTTGA
- a CDS encoding DUF1489 family protein, with protein sequence MASAKLHLIKLSVGSESFESLTAWQSRPEAQGPDGLPRHVTRMWPRREAELLQGGSIYWVVQGLVQCRQRILRFDEVVRDDGIRRCGIVLDPELIRTSTAPKRPFQGWRYLEPTDAPVDLPKARQNEDALPADLSAALSDIGVI encoded by the coding sequence ATGGCATCGGCCAAATTACATCTGATCAAGCTGAGCGTCGGCTCGGAGTCTTTCGAAAGCCTGACCGCGTGGCAATCCCGCCCCGAGGCGCAAGGGCCTGATGGCCTGCCCCGCCATGTCACACGCATGTGGCCCCGGCGCGAGGCCGAACTTTTGCAAGGCGGCTCGATCTATTGGGTGGTTCAGGGCCTGGTGCAATGCCGCCAGCGGATTTTACGATTTGACGAGGTGGTGCGCGACGATGGCATTCGGCGGTGCGGTATCGTGTTGGACCCCGAACTCATCCGCACGTCAACCGCCCCCAAACGCCCCTTTCAGGGCTGGCGTTACCTGGAACCCACGGACGCCCCCGTCGACCTGCCCAAAGCACGCCAAAACGAAGACGCGCTGCCGGCCGATCTTTCGGCAGCTCTGTCAGACATCGGCGTGATCTGA
- a CDS encoding outer membrane protein: MKKTPSIIAAALVLGAAPAFAGSATPAAPEPVIEQAAPVPFSSPDWTGFYGGAQLGYANIDTSAGGDDDGFIGGLTAGYDFDLGQWVVGGGLDYDFADISIAGGAADLESVFRAKLRGGYKIGNGLLYATGGYALADTNTLGSDDGYFIGAGYEYLINQSFSVGGEVLYHEFDNYNSSGVDVDATTVQVRGTFRF, encoded by the coding sequence ATGAAAAAGACACCGAGCATTATCGCAGCAGCCCTCGTTCTTGGGGCGGCCCCTGCCTTTGCTGGTTCGGCCACCCCTGCCGCACCTGAGCCCGTGATTGAGCAAGCCGCACCCGTTCCGTTTTCCAGCCCTGATTGGACCGGCTTCTACGGCGGTGCACAGTTGGGTTACGCCAATATCGACACCAGTGCTGGTGGTGACGACGATGGTTTCATCGGCGGTCTTACAGCCGGTTACGACTTTGACCTCGGTCAATGGGTCGTTGGTGGCGGTCTGGACTATGACTTCGCCGACATCAGCATTGCTGGTGGCGCGGCCGATCTTGAAAGTGTTTTCCGTGCCAAGCTGCGCGGCGGCTACAAAATCGGCAACGGCCTGCTCTACGCGACCGGTGGTTACGCCTTGGCCGATACCAACACACTCGGCAGCGATGACGGCTACTTCATCGGCGCAGGGTATGAATACCTCATCAACCAAAGCTTCTCTGTCGGTGGTGAAGTCCTCTACCACGAGTTCGACAACTACAACTCTTCCGGTGTGGATGTAGACGCGACCACCGTTCAAGTTCGCGGCACGTTCCGCTTCTAA
- the arsC gene encoding arsenate reductase (glutaredoxin) (This arsenate reductase requires both glutathione and glutaredoxin to convert arsenate to arsenite, after which the efflux transporter formed by ArsA and ArsB can extrude the arsenite from the cell, providing resistance.), producing the protein MAVTEIWHNPRCSKSRQTLALLQERGDVEVRLYLQDAPTADEIAAALKALGVPAAKLMRRGEAVFKELSLAEETDEAKLIAAMAAHPILIERPVVFAHGKAALGRPPEAVLDIL; encoded by the coding sequence ATGGCTGTAACCGAGATTTGGCACAACCCGAGATGTTCGAAGTCGCGTCAGACGCTGGCGCTTTTGCAGGAGCGGGGCGATGTGGAGGTGCGGCTATACTTGCAGGATGCGCCGACGGCTGATGAGATTGCAGCTGCGTTGAAGGCACTCGGCGTGCCCGCTGCAAAACTGATGCGCCGGGGGGAGGCGGTGTTCAAAGAGTTGAGCCTTGCCGAGGAAACGGATGAGGCCAAGCTGATCGCGGCCATGGCGGCGCATCCCATTCTAATTGAACGCCCGGTGGTCTTTGCACATGGCAAAGCTGCGCTGGGTCGTCCGCCGGAAGCGGTACTCGACATTTTGTAA
- a CDS encoding quinone-dependent dihydroorotate dehydrogenase — MSLMDRIGLGLLHRLDPERAHGVALWALRSGLAPLPGEITSDRLRTELAGIRLANPIGLAAGFDKNAVALSPLAKAGFGFVEVGAITPRPQPGNPKPRLFRLAEDHAVINRFGFNNEGMEAAEPRLAVRPTEAVIGLNLGANKDSTNRADDFAGVLAHCGAHLDFATVNVSSPNTEKLRDLQGGAALRALLAGVMEVRDGMERRIPVFLKIAPDLSDDELAEVAGVAQETNVSAIIATNTTLSRDGLQSAQAQEAGGLSGAPLFERSTRVLARLSQLTEGKMPLVGVGGISSGQDAFQKVLAGASAVQLYSALVYEGLGLVGRIARELDQLLEQNGYATVAEAVSTGRDRWL, encoded by the coding sequence ATGAGCCTGATGGACCGGATCGGGCTGGGCCTTCTGCACCGGCTTGACCCTGAACGCGCCCATGGCGTGGCGCTTTGGGCATTGCGGTCGGGTTTGGCACCTTTGCCCGGAGAGATCACGTCGGACCGATTGCGCACAGAGCTTGCTGGCATTCGCTTGGCGAATCCGATTGGCTTGGCGGCGGGGTTTGACAAAAACGCTGTCGCGTTGTCACCGCTGGCTAAGGCCGGATTTGGGTTTGTCGAAGTTGGCGCCATCACACCGCGGCCCCAGCCGGGCAACCCGAAACCCCGGCTCTTTCGTCTCGCCGAAGATCACGCTGTGATCAACCGGTTTGGGTTTAACAATGAAGGCATGGAGGCCGCAGAACCACGTCTAGCGGTGCGTCCCACGGAGGCGGTCATTGGCCTTAACCTTGGGGCCAACAAGGACAGCACAAATCGGGCCGACGATTTTGCCGGCGTTCTGGCCCATTGCGGCGCGCATCTGGACTTTGCGACAGTAAACGTTTCCAGCCCAAACACCGAAAAGCTGCGGGATTTGCAAGGCGGGGCGGCACTGCGGGCGCTTCTGGCGGGGGTGATGGAGGTGCGCGACGGGATGGAACGGCGCATTCCAGTCTTCCTCAAGATCGCGCCAGATTTGTCTGATGACGAACTGGCCGAAGTTGCGGGTGTGGCGCAGGAGACCAATGTAAGCGCTATCATTGCCACCAACACGACACTGTCACGCGACGGGTTGCAAAGCGCGCAGGCGCAGGAGGCAGGTGGCTTGTCCGGCGCACCGCTTTTTGAGCGCTCGACCCGGGTTCTGGCGCGGTTGTCTCAGCTTACTGAGGGCAAGATGCCCCTTGTGGGTGTCGGTGGCATATCGTCTGGGCAGGACGCGTTTCAGAAGGTTCTGGCCGGGGCTAGCGCGGTGCAGCTCTATTCCGCGCTGGTCTATGAAGGTCTTGGGCTAGTTGGGCGGATTGCGCGTGAGCTGGATCAGCTTTTGGAGCAGAATGGCTATGCCACTGTTGCTGAGGCGGTGAGTACAGGGAGAGATCGATGGCTGTAA
- a CDS encoding DUF952 domain-containing protein, translated as MLIYKIFRQEEWKALCDAGQTDGAPVDLADGYIHFSTADQAAETAAKHFAGEDDLMLLAVEAEDLGAALKWESSRGGALFPHLYAPLKLENLHWALPLSLEDGVHQFPDQMV; from the coding sequence ATGCTGATCTACAAGATTTTCCGGCAAGAGGAATGGAAAGCCCTCTGCGACGCGGGCCAGACTGACGGCGCGCCTGTGGATCTGGCGGATGGTTACATTCATTTCTCAACGGCAGATCAGGCGGCTGAGACGGCGGCCAAGCATTTTGCGGGCGAAGATGATTTGATGCTGCTCGCGGTGGAGGCGGAGGATTTGGGCGCGGCGCTCAAATGGGAGTCGTCACGAGGCGGGGCGCTATTCCCGCATCTCTACGCGCCGTTAAAGCTTGAAAATCTCCATTGGGCCTTGCCCCTTTCTCTTGAGGATGGCGTGCATCAGTTTCCGGACCAGATGGTATGA